One genomic window of Parvularculales bacterium includes the following:
- a CDS encoding alpha/beta hydrolase: protein MSAFPAFGPDAEFHQLTAGDVTMRVVIEGEGPDVVFIPGGDQTAEAYSQQFSRLKTDFRCISYDPRGAGETSSPPAPWSMGDYAADCAHVIDAFCSGRAAVTGLSLGGLVTQQVAIDFPQKVSLAIPMGTSAYIDGFTRDWMQAEIDLRKDGVDLPEYFLAPHYAVYAFPAKALHDPGLWAELKESYTTRFANRDSKDLIDQWEACLEFDCREGLKTCPVPFHVISFSEDVQTAPSMCKVVADLAKDGTFYEIEGLGHVSMMRHKPDVVAQKLREIIFSNLSQGTHSPSR from the coding sequence ATGTCGGCATTTCCAGCATTTGGCCCCGATGCGGAGTTTCACCAGTTGACCGCCGGCGATGTCACCATGCGTGTTGTGATCGAGGGTGAGGGACCGGATGTGGTATTCATCCCTGGCGGTGATCAGACCGCTGAAGCGTATTCGCAGCAATTTTCAAGGCTGAAAACGGATTTCCGCTGTATTTCCTATGACCCCCGGGGGGCGGGCGAGACCTCATCTCCTCCGGCACCCTGGTCCATGGGGGATTATGCTGCAGATTGTGCCCATGTGATTGATGCCTTCTGTTCAGGTCGTGCTGCCGTCACGGGACTTTCGCTTGGGGGGTTGGTCACCCAGCAGGTGGCTATTGATTTTCCGCAAAAGGTCAGCCTTGCCATACCGATGGGCACATCAGCCTATATCGACGGCTTCACCCGTGACTGGATGCAGGCGGAAATTGATTTGCGCAAAGATGGTGTTGATCTTCCCGAATATTTCCTTGCACCGCATTATGCGGTTTACGCCTTCCCGGCAAAAGCCTTGCATGATCCCGGTCTGTGGGCGGAACTCAAGGAAAGTTATACAACCCGATTTGCAAACAGGGATTCCAAGGACCTGATCGACCAGTGGGAGGCCTGTCTTGAATTTGATTGCAGGGAGGGGCTGAAAACCTGTCCTGTACCGTTTCATGTTATTAGTTTCTCAGAAGATGTGCAGACAGCGCCTTCAATGTGCAAGGTGGTTGCGGATCTCGCCAAGGATGGCACATTTTATGAAATCGAAGGCCTTGGGCATGTGTCGATGATGAGACACAAGCCGGATGTTGTGGCACAAAAGTTGCGCGAGATTATCTTCTCAAATCTGTCACAGGGAACACATTCTCCCAGCAGATGA